One window of Ailuropoda melanoleuca isolate Jingjing chromosome 3, ASM200744v2, whole genome shotgun sequence genomic DNA carries:
- the LOC117801522 gene encoding serine incorporator 5-like, translated as MSAQCCAGQLACCCGSAGCSLCCDCCPKIRQSRSTRFMYALYFILVVLLCCVMMSRTVATEMKEHVSPPLSSPPLPPPFPQAEEGVWEAFSVEDGAPSPWCGLRSARVL; from the coding sequence ctgGCCTGCTGCTGCGGCTCTGCCGGCTGCTCGCTGTGCTGCGACTGCTGCCCCAAGATCCGACAGTCCCGGAGCACGCGCTTCATGTACGCGCTGTACTTCATCCTCGTCGTGCTGCTCTGCTGCGTCATGATGTCGAGAACCGTGGCTACCGAGATGAAGGAGCACGTAAGTCCGCCTCTTTccagtccccccctcccccccccgttTCCGCAGGCTGAGGAGGGTGTGTGGGAAGCTTTCAGCGTAGAGGACGGGGCCCCGTCTCCGTGGTGCGGCCTGCGGTCCGCTCGTGTTCTCTGA